The genomic interval AATACAGCTATCTGCCTAGTCCGGACGACATATACGTTTCGAAATCCCAGATAAGATCTTTCAGCCTGAAAACCGGGGACACGATAAAAGGCCTTGTGAGACTCCCGAGAGAAGGGGAGAAAAACCTGGCCCTTCTCAAAATAGAGGAGGCAAACTACGACTCTCCCGAGATATGCAGGCAGAGAACGCCTTTTGAGGGACTCATCCCCCTTCACCCGGAAGAGAAAATAGATCTTGAATATGAAAAAGATGAGTTCTGCTCAAGGGTGATGAATCTTTTCGTGCCCGTGGGGAAGGGGCAGAGAGCTGTGATAGTGGCTCCTCCCCGCACTGGCAAGACCATAATAATCCAGAGAATAGCCAATGCGATAACCGAGAATCACCCCGAAATTGAGCTTTTCGTTCTGCTCATAGATGAGCGCCCGGAGGAGGTCACCGACATGCAGAGGTCGGTCAAGGGGGAAGTCGTGAGTTCGACTTTCGATGAACCGGCGCAAAGGCACATACAGGTTGCCGACATGGTGATCGAGAAGGCCAAAAGATATGTCGAGCACGGAAAGGATGTAGTTATCCTGCTCGACAGCCTTACCAGGCTTGCAAGAGCGAGCAACACGGTGACTCCCGCAAGCGGGAAAGTGCTCTCTGGAGGAATAGAGGCAAACGCTCTTCAGCGACCCAAGAGATTTTTCGGGGCGGCGAGAAACACAGAGGAGGGAGGAAGCCTTACCATAATAGCTACCGCCCTTATAGATACCGGAAGCCGCATGGACGAGGTTATCTTCGAGGAGTTCAAGGGAACAGGGAACATGGAAGTGTATCTTGACCGCCGCCTTGCGGAGAGAAGGATCTTCCCTGCCATAGATATTCAGAGATCGGGAACCAGAAAGGAAGAGCTTCTTATCGCGGAGTCCGAGCTTAACCGCATATGGCTTCTCAGGAAAATCCTCAACCCGATGAACACCACCGAGGCAATGGAATTTCTGCTTGACAAGCTCCGGGGGACCGAAAGCAACACGGATTTTCTCAACATGATGCACCAGTAAGACCCTCTGGTGCCTGAACCGGTTCGGAAGAACCGCCATGGCGAATCAATGCTCGGCGAGTTCTTCCACACAATCGTTGCCAGACAGTTCAGAGTGCTTCGCGATGGCGACCGTTTCTGGTACGAGCACAGCCTGTCACGGGACGAACTGGAAGAAGTAAGAAGTACGAAACTTGCCCACATTATCCGAAGAAACACCGACATTGACGATGAAATCGGAGATAACGTGTTTATAGTTATCTCCGAATAATCATCCCCTAATTTTTCCCACAAGGGAGTCCGGGCATTGCCGCTTCATGTGTAAGAAAAGAACAAATCCAATTTGTTTCCTGCAGTTTTATCGAAAATTCTTGACCCTGAACCGACTCTTGTAGTAAAGTGAAAACGAGGGTTTTTTACTAATTGCCGGTTATTAAATGCTGAGATTCAGGGCGGGGGATAATTGTCTTGAAGGAACCCGGCACGTTTAAGATTTTGTCTGGCTTGCACAAAAGGAGAGCGTTATGAGAGCTTCCACAAAGAT from Candidatus Dadabacteria bacterium carries:
- the rho gene encoding transcription termination factor Rho; amino-acid sequence: MAKVSKAEAADAVQKKGEQKNGNGKLLYLNDLRAKKPSDLIKLSRQAGIEDTARMAKQDLIYSLLKAQSESHGSIIAEGVLEILAEGYGFLRSPKYSYLPSPDDIYVSKSQIRSFSLKTGDTIKGLVRLPREGEKNLALLKIEEANYDSPEICRQRTPFEGLIPLHPEEKIDLEYEKDEFCSRVMNLFVPVGKGQRAVIVAPPRTGKTIIIQRIANAITENHPEIELFVLLIDERPEEVTDMQRSVKGEVVSSTFDEPAQRHIQVADMVIEKAKRYVEHGKDVVILLDSLTRLARASNTVTPASGKVLSGGIEANALQRPKRFFGAARNTEEGGSLTIIATALIDTGSRMDEVIFEEFKGTGNMEVYLDRRLAERRIFPAIDIQRSGTRKEELLIAESELNRIWLLRKILNPMNTTEAMEFLLDKLRGTESNTDFLNMMHQ
- a CDS encoding peroxidase — protein: MPEPVRKNRHGESMLGEFFHTIVARQFRVLRDGDRFWYEHSLSRDELEEVRSTKLAHIIRRNTDIDDEIGDNVFIVISE